The genomic segment tataatatatatatatatatatatacatacatatatatacacacagacacacacacacgcgaacgcgtgtgtacacacacacatacacatatatgtgtataaacatatacacacacatacacacacacacgcacacacacacacacacacacacacacacacacacacacacacacacacacacacacacacacacacacacatacacacacacacgcacacacacacacacacacacacacacacacacacacacacacacacacacacacacacacacacaaatatatatacacatacgcatacacacacatatacagggcCGCCTTCAGGCAGCCTGTGCCCCGGGGCAAGgaacagggccgggccctcagggccacatccttttttaGGCGGGAAACTCCTTTTTCAAATAGGAGGCGCCCATTTTTCCCTTGAACTTATTTGTTAATATAAACTGTTACTCTAACTTAAAATCAagaatgttactaatatcatataacttcaaaaatatcgctaatttggcagaagattgaggacattttgTGAACCACgtccttattgttattttaacGATAATAGCAAAACCTTGTTAACTTTAACTGTTGCAACGTTGGTTTAGTATAAATGCATcctataaatttgctgagttGGTTGTTTTTGAGCTCAAATATGCAATTAATGTATTTCTTAAGGGACCccggctaaccccccccccctccgtcggcGGTCCTGCACatatccataaatgtatatatacatgcacatatccataaatatatatacacatgcatatatatatatatcatatatatatcatatatatatatacatatatatatatatcatatatatatacatatatatatcatatatatatatgtatatatatgtatatatataaatgtacatatatatataatatatatatatataaatgtacacacacacacacacacacacacacacacacacacacacacacacacacacacacacacacacacacacaaacacacacacacacacacacacacacacacacacacacacacacacacacacacacacacacacacacacacacacatatatatatatatatatatatatatatatatatatatatatatatatataagcacatacacacgcacacaaataaacacaggcGTATGCGTGAAAAGTATAACGGACTCGTTTGGCTTAccttgataataaaagtaacgaaCGACAATCAGTTGTTATGTAAGTTCAGATTTAATTGCATCTGACCTTTACAGAACTTGTGATAGAAAAGGTCACCGTCTCTTACAGGGCAGCATAATAGTCCTTAAGAAACCGAGAACTTATGGATTGGCCCAAAACAGATACTCATTTTTTGTGAACGCTTGTAGCATAACGTATTCTCACGTTGCACTGATTTTCCATTCGTCGAGTTTAGTAATCAGCTGATGGCAATATTCCTGGATTGGAACAAATAGGGATCGAAATTTTGAACTTACATATATTTCATTAAGTACATAACAAGCTCTAGAATGATAGGAAAATTAGCAATGAAATGTAGTGTGGCTGCGTTGTAGATAAATTCTTTAGATAGGGAATAGATAGATCTCTTCCCGTTGTACTGACTTACCCAGCTTACATATGGGTGCGAGTTTAGGCTGGTTTTAGGCAGCTGGTTTGGAAGGTAATTGGCAAATATTACAGGTTGATGGTAACATGGTTTAATCTCTATAAAATTGGTCTAAGTGGGCGGTCAAAATAGGAAAAGGTCAGTGCTGATCTAACTACATGCATGGCCGACTCTGGTCATTTTGGCACCCAAGATGGCTTAGGATTTGGCGCCTTGTCTCCTAACCTACGACGTCGTCCGAAAGCGCCCAATGGCTGCGTGCTAGgcgacctatatatacatatagctgaaacatacacacacactcacgcgtgcgcgtttgtgtgtgtgagtgagtgactgagtgtgtgtgtgtgtgtgtgtgtgtgtgtgtgtgtgtgtgtgtgtgtgtgtgtgtgtgtgtgtgtgtgtgtgtgtgtgtgtgtgtgtgtgtgtgtgtgtgtgtgtgtgtgtgtgtgtgtgtgcgcgcgcgcgcgcgtacgtgttcgtatgtatgtaagtgataCTGAGAACACAACAGGAACAGCCACGCTTGCTACTTTTTAATATTGTGCTTCTTAAAGTTATAATGCTCTTACATTCCTCCGCTTTACTTAACTGCATCTTCCTAATAAATCTCTGACgtgtaaatctataaataaaaaaaattctcacaGCTGTATCCTGCATTGTCCTTAGGCTCCGCAAGTGCAAGGACACCCAGCNNNNNNNNNNNNNNNNNNNNNNNNNNNNNNNNNNNNNNNNNNNNNNNNNNNNNNNNNNNNNNNNNNNNNNNNNNNNNNNNNNNNNNNNNNNNNNNNNNNNNNNNNNNNNNNNNNNNNNNNNNNNNNNNNNNNNNNNNNNNNNNNNNNNNNNNNNNNNNNNNNNNNNNNNNNNNNNNNNNNNNNNNNNNNNNNNNNNNNNNNNNNNNNNNNNNNNNNNNNNNNNNNNNNNNNNNNNNNNNNNNNNNNNNNNNNNNNNNNNNNNNNNNNNNNNNNNNNNNNNNNNNNNNNNNNNNNNNNNNNNNNNNNNNNNNNNNNNNNNNNNNNNNNNNNNNNNNNNNNNNNNNNNNNNNNNNNNNNNNNNNNNNNNNNNNNNNNNNNNNNNNNNNNNNNNNNNNNNNNNNNNNNNNNNNNNNNNNNNNNNNNNNNNNNNNNNNNNNNNNNNNNNNNNNNNNNNNNNNNNNNNNNNNNNNNNNNNNNNNNNNNNNNNNNNNNNNNNNNNNTTTTTAAATGGAGAGATGACGATAAAGTGTAAGTGGTAAAGAAGATAAAAAtctggaggaagaagtgagaatgttaaggaaagagaggaataaagagataaaaaaaaggaaggaagcgaaaagtgccaaggaagagaagataaaatacaTAAGAAAGGAGAGTCAACGACAAGGAACCACAAGTGCTAAgcagaagcaaggaggaaggaaaagaaaagaagcaaagaaaaagagagagatgacacaAGGCTGTGATATCCTCCCTCTCGCCTTAATTGAGTGGTCATTTTATGCCAACCCTAATTATACCAAAACGACCCACCATGGCTCCTCATTACGAATAATATTTACACGTCACTTCATCCGCAGAATTAGAAATTAAAAGAACCGAGAGAttccaactacccccccccccccgcctcttacGTAACGAAAAATGACACCACACATGACACAGAAATCGAGCAGACAACAAAATTTGTGTACATTCTTGTGTGTGCATTCGCTGTGTACCTTCTTTCGCATCCAGTGTACACTGACGAGGCAAAACAACAAGGCGAGTGTAACCGATAACAAGATCCTTAGGTCGTTTCCCAGCATGTACCAACAACGGCTGAGGGCTAGCGGGGGTACACTTATCTGGCCAGTCTATTAACAGAAATCAAGGTCTTTGGCCCATTCTCGCCCCTGCTTTCGGCTTTTTTCCCGtcatatcttcttcttttcttcgtcttcttctttttcttttcttcttcgtcttcttcttttcttcttcttcgtcttcttctttttcttttcttcttcttctttttcttttcttcttcgtcttcttcttcttcttttcttcctcctattcttcttcgtcttcttttcttcttcttcttttcgtcttcttttcttcttcttctttttcttttcttttcgtcttcttcttcttttcttcgtcttcttcttcttttcttcttcgtcttcttttcttcttcttcttcgtcttcttttatcttctttttcgtcttcttcttttcttcttctatttcttttcttgtgttttatttgtcttctacctgttctgctccttcttcttttatttttcttcttcttcctcctcctccacttctttttttcttcttctttcttcttcatcatcgctgtcactctcattgttattgttcataattatcattattaatgtcattatctttattcgtattatttttcctattattattactatcatcctcatcatcattattcttattaatagtagtagcaataacactagtaatagaTCTATATTAATACTATTGGTACTTAATTGTTTCTGctgcaattactgttattatcactggcatcattattattgttaccattatatatatatatatatatatatatatatatatatatatatatatatatatatatatatatttgtatatgtatatatatatatatatatatatatatatatatatacatatatatatatatatatatatatatatatatatatatatatatatatatatatatatatatataatggtaacaataataatgatgtcagtgTTAATAACAGTGCAGCAGAAACAATTAAGTACCAGtagtatttataaacatatatatacatatatataaatatatttatgtatgtatataatgtatatgtatatatatatatatatatatatatatatatatatatatatatatatattgatttatctatttgtttataaatattgtatatatatatatatgtatgtatatatatgtatatatatgtatatatctgtatatatatgtatatgtacatatacatattcatatatatgtgtacatatacatgtatatatatgtataaataaatgaataaatatatgtatgtatatttataaatacatatacatttttatgtatatatatatatatatgtatgtatgtatgtatgtatatatatatatatatatatatatatatatatatgtatgtatatatgtatatacacacacacacacacacacacacacacacacacacacacacacacagacacacacacacacacacacacacatatatatatatatatatatatatatatatatatatatatatatatatatatatatatttatatatatatatatatatatatatatatatatatttatttatttatatatttatccaaaatgacgtgtatacacatacacacacacacacacacacacacacacacacacacacacacacacacacacacacacacacacacacacacacatatatatatatatatatatatatatatatatgtatgtatatatatgtatgtatatatatgtatatatatatatatatatatatatatatatatatatatatatatatatatatatatatgtgtgtgtgtgtgtgtgtgtgtgtgggtggtgtgtgtgtgtgtgtgtgtgtgtgtgtgtgtgtgtgtgtgtgtgtgtgtgtgtgtgtgtgtgtgtgtgtgtgtgtgtgtgtgtgtgtgtgtgtgtgtgtatacacgtcaTTTTGGAATGTTATTAATTCTTTCTCTATGGTCCATTGGTTgacccttttttatttcttatctctagAGTCTTTAAATATGAAACGTcatcacatactcatacacagatACCAATACCTTTTCGCTGGCAGGTAATACCACATAATCATGCCCGGGCGTTCCCACCAGGTGTTGGCCACGTCGTCATGCGGCCTGGTGTATGCTGGTATGATGACGTCATGGGGGTTCCCCGCGGTGGCGTTACCTGAGATGAACCTTCCAGACTCCAACATACACTTCAAGGGCGAGCAGGCCAGCTGGTTCGGTGAGTGATCCCGGTCCTTgtcaaataaaaatggaaaaaatacatatgtatatgtacatatatatatacgtgtttatatatacatatatatacatacatacatatatatatacgtgtttatatatacatatatatacacatatatacatacatacatatagatatatatatatgtatgtatatatatatatatttatatacatatatatacacatatatacatacatacatatatatatatatatatatatatatatatatatatatatatatatatatatatataaagagatagatagatagagagagagagagaggtggggaaagagagaggctgtgatattaaaaatgatgtaTACTATAAATGAATCACAACAAACTTTTTTGTATGGCAGTAACGCCGCATAAACGAAGCCTATCGTCAGTAATGCCCCTGAGCGAAATGAGCAGCGGATATCGAGCTCAAAAGCCTTGATCTCCCGACCTCGTGCATTCCAGCCAGCGTGCCCTTGTTCATGTGCATTCCGGGGTCGCTTGTTGGAGGACTCCTGTGCGAGAAGGTCGGGCCCCGGAGACTCCAGCTCTTCTTGGCGCCCGTGCTCTGTGTCTCGCTCATGGTCATGCACGTCGCGTCCTGGGAGAGCGTGCAGGAGGCAGGCGCGGCAGAGGCTGTTCTTCTGGTCAGCAGGATTGTCCAGGTGAGGCGTGAGCTGGAGCAGGGCTTATGGGAGGGGGAGTCTGTGCTGGAGTAAACGAAGGTCGACACATTACTGATACTTATTGGTTTTCACGATTTCCGCAAAGTTATAGAGGGTGCGAGAAGGTAAGTGTAGAGTTATGGATGGTAGTATTATAAGATACGTCGCGTGTGATTCCTTCTTATGCATGGTGCTTATTTCCAGGGAACTATGGTGGCCTTCTTGTTCTCGGTGATGTCCGTGTACCCGTGCGAGATGAGCGACGAGCGGATGCTGGGGACACTCACGAGCCTCACCGACGCTTGGGCCTCTCTCGGCCTGCTCCTCTGCTACCTTCTGGGGCGGTACTTGTCCTGGCCGACGTTGTCCTGGCTGCTGCCCCTTGTCACGCTCGTGCCTGGATTCCTCGGCCTCCTGCTGTCCCTGGAGTCTCCCCTGTGGATGGCGCGGAAGGGGATGGACGCCGAAGCCAGGGAGACCCTCACTCGTCTCAGAGGAACGCCCGAGGAAGTCAACGAAGAGCTCCGGGTGGTGCGGAACACCCGCGAGAAGGACAGCATCAACTGCATGGAATCCCTGCGGCTGGCGGCGAAGGTGGAGAACGTGAGGCCGATGGTCATCTCGGCCTGCATCCTCGTCATGAAGCAGATCTCCGGGTCGTCGGCGCTCATGATCTACATCGTCAGGATCTTCCAGGTGGCGGGCGTCGGCTTCGACCCTCACTTTAGCTCCGCCCTCGTCGGGATAGCTCGCCTAAGCTGCAACTTCGTGGGCTCGGCCTTGATCATGAGGCTGCCCCGGAAGGCCCTCCTGATCAGCGGCAACGTCACGACGgccctcaccaccaccgccatcgccACCTTCTTCTACCTCCAGAGCAGAGGCAACGACATTTCCTCGCTGAGCTGGCTCCCCATCATCTCGCTGGTGCTCTTCATGATAGGATACTCGGCGGGAATCAGCCCCTCGGCGTGGCTCGTGTCGGTCGAGATCCTCCCGGGTCCCGTGCGGTCCCTGGGCTTCGGCGTAGGGTTAACCTGctactccatttcctccttcgtgGTCTCCAAGACCTTCGAGGACGTGGCTGCGGCGTGGGGTCTCCACGGCCTCTTCTGGTCCTACGCGGCCGGAAGTGTGTCCTACATCCTCCTGCTGGTGTTCCTTGTTCCTGAGACCAGGGGACGCTCCCGCCAGGAGATCGAGGACATCTGGtacgggaagaaagaggaatcacTGGTGGAAAAACCTGTGCCCTGATTCTGCGCTCAGTGTCGTGACCGAACCTTGGGGATAAAAAAGTCAAATGTCATAGTGAAGATAactgtttatcattactatcactattagaaCATTTTAAACTGGTATTGATCGTGATCTCAGACAAGTatcttttagattatttttttgtctaaacTTGCACCGAGACACGACGACCCCATGAAACTACAGGACCTTAGGCGACCATCCAAAAGGACAAAGACATGTGTAAACCGCAGACTCTGTGACTTCAGACCACTGTAGAAGTGTGTCAAGAAAAAGACATTCCAGGAGTGACGGCTTCAGAGTGACTTTAAAAGATTTGGGGAAGAGTGACGTTATATTGCACTTATTCTGGAAATTTCTTCTTTCGTACATATTTTGAATTAATCTCAGCGTTGCGTCCTTTTATAAAGGAAGTGCTTTGTATTTTATATAACCGTTATAGTacgaatgaaaaaatatacttgTATATCAATAAAATAGTAAGTATTAATATAGGAATAATCATTTATCTAACCTGTGGGCATTGTAACTCTTGAATGAATTCCGCATTCATCATGCGCTCCAGAGGAAGAAAAATTGATGTAGACATAAGTAATATCATTAAAAAGGTATTAATACTCATGATAGAAATAAGTCGAAAGAAGGCTAATAATAATGCCACATACATGCTCACTGCGCAGTTGGCAAAAACACAAAGCCATTATGAGCGTAGAAACTACTTGATCTTGTGACATGGGCCAGATGTTAGCCATGAGTTAATTGGCGATCCCAATTTTACACGCGACGTCCAGCGAGTGTGGGACAAGCTGTTGCGTGCGTGTGAATTTACAGAATTATGTATTTTTAACGCAAATGAATTGAATCGGTGTGcatgggagagaaggataggaacaTGGCTAGAGTAAGAGAGTGtgagggacatatatatataaatgtatatatatatatatatatatatatatatatataatatatatatatatatatatatatatatatatatatatatatatatatatatatacatgtatgcatatgtatatatatatatgtatatatatgtatatataatacatatatatatatacatatatatatacatatatatacatatatatacatatatatgtatatgtatatgtatatgtatatgtatatatatatatatatatatatatatatatatatatatatatatatatatatatatatatatatatg from the Penaeus vannamei isolate JL-2024 chromosome 1, ASM4276789v1, whole genome shotgun sequence genome contains:
- the LOC113805450 gene encoding facilitated trehalose transporter Tret1 (The sequence of the model RefSeq protein was modified relative to this genomic sequence to represent the inferred CDS: added 42 bases not found in genome assembly); this encodes MFEKSLPNMHVLLQVLATSSCGLVYAGMMTSWGFPAVALPEMNLPDSNIHFKGEQASWFASVPLFMCIPGSLVGGLLCEKVGPRRLQLFLAPVLCVSLMVMHVASWESVQEAGAAEAVLLVSRIVQGTMVAFLFSVMSVYPCEMSDERMLGTLTSLTDAWASLGLLLCYLLGRYLSWPTLSWLLPLVTLVPGFLGLLLSLESPLWMARKGMDAEARETLTRLRGTPEEVNEELRVVRNTREKDSINCMESLRLAAKVENVRPMVISACILVMKQISGSSALMIYIVRIFQVAGVGFDPHFSSALVGIARLSCNFVGSALIMRLPRKALLISGNVTTALTTTAIATFFYLQSRGNDISSLSWLPIISLVLFMIGYSAGISPSAWLVSVEILPGPVRSLGFGVGLTCYSISSFVVSKTFEDVAAAWGLHGLFWSYAAGSVSYILLLVFLVPETRGRSRQEIEDIWYGKKEESLVEKPVP